In Rahnella aquatilis CIP 78.65 = ATCC 33071, one DNA window encodes the following:
- a CDS encoding YnfA family protein, whose amino-acid sequence MLKTSLLFFATALAEIIGCFLPYLWLRKGGSVLLLLPAALSLAAFVWLLTLHPAASGRVYAAYGGVYVMTAMLWLRFVDGVKLSTTDWLGACVALAGMLIIISGWKTS is encoded by the coding sequence ATGCTCAAAACGTCTTTACTGTTCTTTGCGACCGCCCTGGCAGAAATTATCGGCTGCTTTTTACCTTATCTCTGGCTGCGCAAAGGGGGAAGTGTGCTGCTGTTATTGCCTGCGGCGCTCAGCCTGGCAGCATTCGTCTGGTTGCTGACACTGCATCCGGCGGCCAGCGGCAGGGTGTATGCGGCTTACGGCGGGGTTTATGTCATGACCGCCATGCTGTGGCTGCGGTTTGTCGATGGCGTGAAACTCAGCACCACCGACTGGCTGGGGGCATGCGTGGCGCTGGCAGGGATGCTGATCATCATTTCTGGCTGGAAAACCTCCTGA